Proteins co-encoded in one Sebastes umbrosus isolate fSebUmb1 chromosome 20, fSebUmb1.pri, whole genome shotgun sequence genomic window:
- the LOC119479002 gene encoding neoverrucotoxin subunit alpha-like isoform X1: protein MGGKLQQVGEMDSDLMAVAALGRPFTLGMLYDARKDALIPGLTLWDDATLQEKITENSQKSSDFESSTSDSIEFKSSLLDVNASLKASFLSGLIEIDGSAKYLNDHKKYMNQSRVTGRYKATTSFKQLSMVDLLTLNPHQTDVIEKGLATHVVTGILYGANAFFVFDSEKLEDSRVQDIQGSMKTVINKIPSFNVEAKVNTKLSDEEKSLTEKCFCKFFGDFILESNPTTYKDAVKTCTQLPKLLGEKGENAVPLKVWLMPLKNLYPKAAKLTCGISVAVVRKMQNALEGLMEMQMRCNDSLEDTVVEDFPMIREELNTFQKLCSHYASHLQQNMAEKLPSIRDGEEDESSLRQLFEDRDKTPFSPDKLSKWLDQKEREINIIRSCVDAMEGTKIVLSQSELDREALAPGVEHTVCFVFTSMARGDTYLDGMADYLDSHKLGSTNEGQWYSSPKVVTKMREKAKAFHELSKAQKNNKRLRFLIAAITNEKYKGATIYHYKDGNLVSEDFSKPDVPPGLITDKRDLIWYACDLTLDPNTANGYLTLSEGNKKATVAEWQYYPYHPERFEKQTQVLCKEGLSGLHYWEVEWNDFVIKSVYAAVAYSRIGRKGKGYDSSFGNNTISWAVGQEGDTGRIWHNGLVKSYPGGCTRVGVYLDWPAGNLSFYSVLSNTLEHLHTFHTTFTQPVYPGIWAYKTGNSAYLRPV from the exons ATGGGAGGA aaacT TCAACAGGTTGGAGAAATGGACTCAGATCTCATGGCCGTTGCTGCCCTGGGTCGACCTTTCACCCTAGGAATGCTCTATGATGCTCGGAAAGATGCACTGATCCCAG GTTTGACGTTGTGGGATGATGCAACTCTACAAGAGAAGATAACTGAAAACTCTCAGAAAAGCAGTGATTTTGAAAGTTCTACATCTGACTCCATTGAATTCAAGTCCTCTTTGCTGGATGTTAATGCTTCTCTGAAGGCCAGTTTCCTGAGTGGACTGATTGAAATTGATGGATCTGCCAAGTATCTGAATGATCATAAGAAATACATgaatcagagcagagtgacGGGTCGGTACAAAGCTACTACCAGCTTCAAACAGCTGTCAATGGTTGACCTCCTAACCTTGAACCCCCACCAAACGGATGTTATTGAGAAGGGCTTGGCAACACATGTAGTCACGGGCATCCTTTATGGGGCAAatgctttctttgtgtttgaCAGTGAGAAGTTGGAAGACAGCAGAGTTCAGGACATCCAGGGCAGCATGAAAACTGTGATAAATAAGATCCCCTCATTTAATGTTGAGGCAAAAGTTAACACCAAGCTGTCTGATGAAGAAAAATCCCTGACTGAGAAATGTTTCTGCAAATTCTTCGGAGACTTCATTCTTGAAAGCAACCCTACAACATATAAAGATGCAGTGAAGACCTGCACACAACTTCCAAAGCTACTGGGAGAAAAGGGAGAGAATGCTGTTCCACTGAAGGTCTGGCTGATGCCACTGAAGAATTTGTATCCCAAAGCTGCCAAGCTGACTTGTGGGATCAGCGTTGCAGTAGTGAGGAAGATGCAGAATGCTCTAGAAGGTTTAATGGAAATGCAAATGAGATGCAACGATTCTCTGGAAGACACAGTGGTAGAGGATTTTCCAATGATTCGAGAAGAGTTGAACACTTTCCAAAAATTGTGCAGTCACTATGCATCTCACCTCCAGCAGAACATGGCAGAGAAACTTCCCTCCATCCGTGATGGTGAAGAAGACGAGAGCTCACTGAGACAACTCTTTGAAGACCGAGACAAGACACCATTCAGTCCTGACAAACTAAGCAAGTGGCTGgatcagaaagagagagaaatcaaCATCATCAGATCCTGTGTAGATGCCATGGAGGGAACAAAGATCGTCCTAAGTCAGTCTGAGCTGGACAGAGAGGCTCTTGCTCCAGGTGTAGAGCATACTGTGTGCTTTGTTTTCACCTCCATGGCAAGGGGTGATACCTACCTTGATGGGATGGCCGACTACTTGGACTCACATAAATTAGGAAGTACCAATGAAGGCCAGTGGTACTCCTCACCTAAAGTTGTAaccaaaatgagagaaaaagccAAAGCTTTCCATGAGCTTTCCAAAGCACAGAAGAACAACAAGAGGTTGCGTTTCCTCATAGCAGCCATAACAAATGAGAAATACAAAGGAGCAACCATCTACCATTACAAGGACGGCAATCTGGTCAGTGAAGATTTTTCAAAGCCTGACGTCCCTCCTGGGCTGATCACAGACAAAAGAGATCTGATCTGGt ATGCCTGTGATCTCACCCTGGACCCCAACACTGCAAATGGCTACCTCACTCTGTCTGAGGGAAACAAGAAGGCAACAGTTGCAGAATGGCAGTATTATCCTTATCACCCAGAGAGGTTTGAAAAACAAACTCAGGTGTTGTGCAAAGAGGGCTTATCTGGGCTCCATTACTGGGAGGTAGAGTGGAATGATTTCGTTATCAAATCTGTTTATGCAGCTGTTGCATACAGCAGAATTGGAAGAAAGGGAAAAGGTTATGACAGCAGTTTTGGAAATAATACCATATCGTGGGCTGTTGGCCAGGAAGGAGACACTGGTAGGATATGGCATAATGGTTTGGTAAAGTCATATCCTGGGGGCTGCACAAGAGTTGGGGTGTATCTGGACTGGCCTGCTGGCAATCTGTCCTTCTACTCTGTCCTCTCTAACACACTGGAGCACCTCCACACCTTTCACACCACATTCACCCAGCCTGTCTACCCAGGAATCTGGGCTTATAAGACAGGCAACTCTGCGTACCTGCGTCCAGTTTAG
- the LOC119479002 gene encoding neoverrucotoxin subunit alpha-like isoform X2 — protein sequence MGGQLHQVGEMDSDLMAVAALGRPFTLGMLYDARKDALIPGLTLWDDATLQEKITENSQKSSDFESSTSDSIEFKSSLLDVNASLKASFLSGLIEIDGSAKYLNDHKKYMNQSRVTGRYKATTSFKQLSMVDLLTLNPHQTDVIEKGLATHVVTGILYGANAFFVFDSEKLEDSRVQDIQGSMKTVINKIPSFNVEAKVNTKLSDEEKSLTEKCFCKFFGDFILESNPTTYKDAVKTCTQLPKLLGEKGENAVPLKVWLMPLKNLYPKAAKLTCGISVAVVRKMQNALEGLMEMQMRCNDSLEDTVVEDFPMIREELNTFQKLCSHYASHLQQNMAEKLPSIRDGEEDESSLRQLFEDRDKTPFSPDKLSKWLDQKEREINIIRSCVDAMEGTKIVLSQSELDREALAPGVEHTVCFVFTSMARGDTYLDGMADYLDSHKLGSTNEGQWYSSPKVVTKMREKAKAFHELSKAQKNNKRLRFLIAAITNEKYKGATIYHYKDGNLVSEDFSKPDVPPGLITDKRDLIWYACDLTLDPNTANGYLTLSEGNKKATVAEWQYYPYHPERFEKQTQVLCKEGLSGLHYWEVEWNDFVIKSVYAAVAYSRIGRKGKGYDSSFGNNTISWAVGQEGDTGRIWHNGLVKSYPGGCTRVGVYLDWPAGNLSFYSVLSNTLEHLHTFHTTFTQPVYPGIWAYKTGNSAYLRPV from the exons ATGGGAGG ACAACTTCACCAG GTTGGAGAAATGGACTCAGATCTCATGGCCGTTGCTGCCCTGGGTCGACCTTTCACCCTAGGAATGCTCTATGATGCTCGGAAAGATGCACTGATCCCAG GTTTGACGTTGTGGGATGATGCAACTCTACAAGAGAAGATAACTGAAAACTCTCAGAAAAGCAGTGATTTTGAAAGTTCTACATCTGACTCCATTGAATTCAAGTCCTCTTTGCTGGATGTTAATGCTTCTCTGAAGGCCAGTTTCCTGAGTGGACTGATTGAAATTGATGGATCTGCCAAGTATCTGAATGATCATAAGAAATACATgaatcagagcagagtgacGGGTCGGTACAAAGCTACTACCAGCTTCAAACAGCTGTCAATGGTTGACCTCCTAACCTTGAACCCCCACCAAACGGATGTTATTGAGAAGGGCTTGGCAACACATGTAGTCACGGGCATCCTTTATGGGGCAAatgctttctttgtgtttgaCAGTGAGAAGTTGGAAGACAGCAGAGTTCAGGACATCCAGGGCAGCATGAAAACTGTGATAAATAAGATCCCCTCATTTAATGTTGAGGCAAAAGTTAACACCAAGCTGTCTGATGAAGAAAAATCCCTGACTGAGAAATGTTTCTGCAAATTCTTCGGAGACTTCATTCTTGAAAGCAACCCTACAACATATAAAGATGCAGTGAAGACCTGCACACAACTTCCAAAGCTACTGGGAGAAAAGGGAGAGAATGCTGTTCCACTGAAGGTCTGGCTGATGCCACTGAAGAATTTGTATCCCAAAGCTGCCAAGCTGACTTGTGGGATCAGCGTTGCAGTAGTGAGGAAGATGCAGAATGCTCTAGAAGGTTTAATGGAAATGCAAATGAGATGCAACGATTCTCTGGAAGACACAGTGGTAGAGGATTTTCCAATGATTCGAGAAGAGTTGAACACTTTCCAAAAATTGTGCAGTCACTATGCATCTCACCTCCAGCAGAACATGGCAGAGAAACTTCCCTCCATCCGTGATGGTGAAGAAGACGAGAGCTCACTGAGACAACTCTTTGAAGACCGAGACAAGACACCATTCAGTCCTGACAAACTAAGCAAGTGGCTGgatcagaaagagagagaaatcaaCATCATCAGATCCTGTGTAGATGCCATGGAGGGAACAAAGATCGTCCTAAGTCAGTCTGAGCTGGACAGAGAGGCTCTTGCTCCAGGTGTAGAGCATACTGTGTGCTTTGTTTTCACCTCCATGGCAAGGGGTGATACCTACCTTGATGGGATGGCCGACTACTTGGACTCACATAAATTAGGAAGTACCAATGAAGGCCAGTGGTACTCCTCACCTAAAGTTGTAaccaaaatgagagaaaaagccAAAGCTTTCCATGAGCTTTCCAAAGCACAGAAGAACAACAAGAGGTTGCGTTTCCTCATAGCAGCCATAACAAATGAGAAATACAAAGGAGCAACCATCTACCATTACAAGGACGGCAATCTGGTCAGTGAAGATTTTTCAAAGCCTGACGTCCCTCCTGGGCTGATCACAGACAAAAGAGATCTGATCTGGt ATGCCTGTGATCTCACCCTGGACCCCAACACTGCAAATGGCTACCTCACTCTGTCTGAGGGAAACAAGAAGGCAACAGTTGCAGAATGGCAGTATTATCCTTATCACCCAGAGAGGTTTGAAAAACAAACTCAGGTGTTGTGCAAAGAGGGCTTATCTGGGCTCCATTACTGGGAGGTAGAGTGGAATGATTTCGTTATCAAATCTGTTTATGCAGCTGTTGCATACAGCAGAATTGGAAGAAAGGGAAAAGGTTATGACAGCAGTTTTGGAAATAATACCATATCGTGGGCTGTTGGCCAGGAAGGAGACACTGGTAGGATATGGCATAATGGTTTGGTAAAGTCATATCCTGGGGGCTGCACAAGAGTTGGGGTGTATCTGGACTGGCCTGCTGGCAATCTGTCCTTCTACTCTGTCCTCTCTAACACACTGGAGCACCTCCACACCTTTCACACCACATTCACCCAGCCTGTCTACCCAGGAATCTGGGCTTATAAGACAGGCAACTCTGCGTACCTGCGTCCAGTTTAG
- the LOC119479002 gene encoding neoverrucotoxin subunit alpha-like isoform X3, with translation MDSDLMAVAALGRPFTLGMLYDARKDALIPGLTLWDDATLQEKITENSQKSSDFESSTSDSIEFKSSLLDVNASLKASFLSGLIEIDGSAKYLNDHKKYMNQSRVTGRYKATTSFKQLSMVDLLTLNPHQTDVIEKGLATHVVTGILYGANAFFVFDSEKLEDSRVQDIQGSMKTVINKIPSFNVEAKVNTKLSDEEKSLTEKCFCKFFGDFILESNPTTYKDAVKTCTQLPKLLGEKGENAVPLKVWLMPLKNLYPKAAKLTCGISVAVVRKMQNALEGLMEMQMRCNDSLEDTVVEDFPMIREELNTFQKLCSHYASHLQQNMAEKLPSIRDGEEDESSLRQLFEDRDKTPFSPDKLSKWLDQKEREINIIRSCVDAMEGTKIVLSQSELDREALAPGVEHTVCFVFTSMARGDTYLDGMADYLDSHKLGSTNEGQWYSSPKVVTKMREKAKAFHELSKAQKNNKRLRFLIAAITNEKYKGATIYHYKDGNLVSEDFSKPDVPPGLITDKRDLIWYACDLTLDPNTANGYLTLSEGNKKATVAEWQYYPYHPERFEKQTQVLCKEGLSGLHYWEVEWNDFVIKSVYAAVAYSRIGRKGKGYDSSFGNNTISWAVGQEGDTGRIWHNGLVKSYPGGCTRVGVYLDWPAGNLSFYSVLSNTLEHLHTFHTTFTQPVYPGIWAYKTGNSAYLRPV, from the exons ATGGACTCAGATCTCATGGCCGTTGCTGCCCTGGGTCGACCTTTCACCCTAGGAATGCTCTATGATGCTCGGAAAGATGCACTGATCCCAG GTTTGACGTTGTGGGATGATGCAACTCTACAAGAGAAGATAACTGAAAACTCTCAGAAAAGCAGTGATTTTGAAAGTTCTACATCTGACTCCATTGAATTCAAGTCCTCTTTGCTGGATGTTAATGCTTCTCTGAAGGCCAGTTTCCTGAGTGGACTGATTGAAATTGATGGATCTGCCAAGTATCTGAATGATCATAAGAAATACATgaatcagagcagagtgacGGGTCGGTACAAAGCTACTACCAGCTTCAAACAGCTGTCAATGGTTGACCTCCTAACCTTGAACCCCCACCAAACGGATGTTATTGAGAAGGGCTTGGCAACACATGTAGTCACGGGCATCCTTTATGGGGCAAatgctttctttgtgtttgaCAGTGAGAAGTTGGAAGACAGCAGAGTTCAGGACATCCAGGGCAGCATGAAAACTGTGATAAATAAGATCCCCTCATTTAATGTTGAGGCAAAAGTTAACACCAAGCTGTCTGATGAAGAAAAATCCCTGACTGAGAAATGTTTCTGCAAATTCTTCGGAGACTTCATTCTTGAAAGCAACCCTACAACATATAAAGATGCAGTGAAGACCTGCACACAACTTCCAAAGCTACTGGGAGAAAAGGGAGAGAATGCTGTTCCACTGAAGGTCTGGCTGATGCCACTGAAGAATTTGTATCCCAAAGCTGCCAAGCTGACTTGTGGGATCAGCGTTGCAGTAGTGAGGAAGATGCAGAATGCTCTAGAAGGTTTAATGGAAATGCAAATGAGATGCAACGATTCTCTGGAAGACACAGTGGTAGAGGATTTTCCAATGATTCGAGAAGAGTTGAACACTTTCCAAAAATTGTGCAGTCACTATGCATCTCACCTCCAGCAGAACATGGCAGAGAAACTTCCCTCCATCCGTGATGGTGAAGAAGACGAGAGCTCACTGAGACAACTCTTTGAAGACCGAGACAAGACACCATTCAGTCCTGACAAACTAAGCAAGTGGCTGgatcagaaagagagagaaatcaaCATCATCAGATCCTGTGTAGATGCCATGGAGGGAACAAAGATCGTCCTAAGTCAGTCTGAGCTGGACAGAGAGGCTCTTGCTCCAGGTGTAGAGCATACTGTGTGCTTTGTTTTCACCTCCATGGCAAGGGGTGATACCTACCTTGATGGGATGGCCGACTACTTGGACTCACATAAATTAGGAAGTACCAATGAAGGCCAGTGGTACTCCTCACCTAAAGTTGTAaccaaaatgagagaaaaagccAAAGCTTTCCATGAGCTTTCCAAAGCACAGAAGAACAACAAGAGGTTGCGTTTCCTCATAGCAGCCATAACAAATGAGAAATACAAAGGAGCAACCATCTACCATTACAAGGACGGCAATCTGGTCAGTGAAGATTTTTCAAAGCCTGACGTCCCTCCTGGGCTGATCACAGACAAAAGAGATCTGATCTGGt ATGCCTGTGATCTCACCCTGGACCCCAACACTGCAAATGGCTACCTCACTCTGTCTGAGGGAAACAAGAAGGCAACAGTTGCAGAATGGCAGTATTATCCTTATCACCCAGAGAGGTTTGAAAAACAAACTCAGGTGTTGTGCAAAGAGGGCTTATCTGGGCTCCATTACTGGGAGGTAGAGTGGAATGATTTCGTTATCAAATCTGTTTATGCAGCTGTTGCATACAGCAGAATTGGAAGAAAGGGAAAAGGTTATGACAGCAGTTTTGGAAATAATACCATATCGTGGGCTGTTGGCCAGGAAGGAGACACTGGTAGGATATGGCATAATGGTTTGGTAAAGTCATATCCTGGGGGCTGCACAAGAGTTGGGGTGTATCTGGACTGGCCTGCTGGCAATCTGTCCTTCTACTCTGTCCTCTCTAACACACTGGAGCACCTCCACACCTTTCACACCACATTCACCCAGCCTGTCTACCCAGGAATCTGGGCTTATAAGACAGGCAACTCTGCGTACCTGCGTCCAGTTTAG